Proteins co-encoded in one Rhopalosiphum maidis isolate BTI-1 chromosome 2, ASM367621v3, whole genome shotgun sequence genomic window:
- the LOC113552864 gene encoding adrenodoxin, mitochondrial-like isoform X2, which yields MKYMSTVNNKKLIKVTFNKANGDKITAEGKKGDSLLDVIINNNLDFDGYGACEGTLTCSTCHVILDSKDYDALPDKPSDEELDMLDLAYNLTDTSRLGCQIILEEKLDGLEVNVPATVNDARD from the exons atgaaatatatgagtacggtaaataataaaaagct cattaaaGTAACTTTTAACAAAGCTAATGGCGATAAAATTACTGCCGAAGGCAAAAAAGGAGATTCTTTATTGGATgtcattatcaataataacttaGATTTCGACGGATATG gAGCATGTGAAGGTACATTAACATGTTCTACATGCCATGTGATTTTAGATTCAAAGGATTATGATGCATTACCTGATAAACCATCAGACGAAGAATTAGATATGTTAGATTTAGCATATAACTTAACTGATAC aTCTCGATTAGGatgtcaaataattttagaagaaAAATTAGATGGCTTAGAAGTCAATGTTCCAGCTACAGTTAATGATGCtag agactaa
- the LOC113552865 gene encoding dolichol-phosphate mannosyltransferase subunit 3, whose amino-acid sequence MKKLTQWVVGVNILSILWLSLLFNQYDSKISKEYFLVIQFLPIILLICFGVFSLAVILYRVATFNDCKLAAEDLQAEIKEARIALRQKGFKFD is encoded by the exons atgaaaaaattaactcaGTGGgttgttggtgttaatatacTATCTATATTGTGGTTAAGTCTACTTTTTAATCAGTATGATAGTAAAATTTCTAAGGAATACTTCCTTGTCATACAATTTCTTCCAATTATATTACTGATTTGTTTTGGC GTGTTCTCGTTGGCAGTTATATTGTATCGAGTGGCTACTTTCAATGATTGTAAATTGGCTGCAGAGGATTTACAAGCG GAAATAAAAGAAGCAAGAATAGCCCTTCGACAAAAAGGATTCAAAtttgattga
- the LOC113552864 gene encoding adrenodoxin-like isoform X1: protein MSINLLKYIITKSCISSRVHNMKYMSTVNNKKLIKVTFNKANGDKITAEGKKGDSLLDVIINNNLDFDGYGACEGTLTCSTCHVILDSKDYDALPDKPSDEELDMLDLAYNLTDTSRLGCQIILEEKLDGLEVNVPATVNDARYN from the exons ATGTCGAtaaacctattaaaatatattattacaaaaagttGTATTAGCAGCAgagtacataatatgaaatatatgagtacggtaaataataaaaagct cattaaaGTAACTTTTAACAAAGCTAATGGCGATAAAATTACTGCCGAAGGCAAAAAAGGAGATTCTTTATTGGATgtcattatcaataataacttaGATTTCGACGGATATG gAGCATGTGAAGGTACATTAACATGTTCTACATGCCATGTGATTTTAGATTCAAAGGATTATGATGCATTACCTGATAAACCATCAGACGAAGAATTAGATATGTTAGATTTAGCATATAACTTAACTGATAC aTCTCGATTAGGatgtcaaataattttagaagaaAAATTAGATGGCTTAGAAGTCAATGTTCCAGCTACAGTTAATGATGCtaggtataattaa